From the genome of Methylocystis heyeri:
GGCTCCAGCGCGTAATAGCCGAGTTCGAAGCGCACCTGATCGTTGCCCTTGCCGGTGGCGCCGTGGCAGACGGCGTCCGCGCCGGTCTTGCGGGCGATCTCGATCTGCTTCTTGGCGATCAGGGGGCGCGCGATCGAGGTGCCGAGCAGATACAGCCCTTCATATTGGGCGTTGGCGCGGAACATCGGAAAGACGTAATCGCGCACGAACTCTTCGCGCAGATCCTCGATGAAGATGTTTTCCGGCTTGACGCCCAGAAGCTCCGCTTTTGCGCGCGCCGGCCCGAGCTCCTCGCCCTGGCCGAGATCTGCGGTGAAGGTTATCACTTCCGCGCCATAGGTCGTCTGCAGCCACTTCAGAATGATCGAGGTGTCGAGTCCTCCCGAATAGGCGAGGACGACGCGATTGATTTCTTTTTTCCTGGAGGTCATTTCGGGCTCTGTCTCGAAGCGGCGTCGAAAGCTGCGCGACTATAGCGACAAGGCGCGCTTGCGCAAGCCGCTGCGCCGGGGGAAAAGTCGCCGGGCCTTCTACTCGCGGCCGCCGAGCTTCGCCGACGGTCCGGCCCGCCCCTTTCTGCGCAGCCGCAGCATGTCGCGCTCGCCGCGGAGGACGAAGGCCGGATGGCGAAAACACGCAATTCCGGGGCGTTGCACGCCTTGACTTCGCTGTAGCGCAACAATATGTTGCGCCCCGGCTCGGAGAGGCCCTCGCACGAGGGTTCGGCCAAGTCTGTCGTTTTCCCGCTTCACGCCCTATAAATCCGCTCGTCAGACGGAGCTCCGCACCAAATGCGGGCAGGGATTTTACCGATGAGCGAGCGCAAGCAAAACGAAGACGAGGCGGCTCTGAGAGCGCGACTCGAAAGGCTCGACAGGGCGCTTCGAGCCCGCGACGAGCGCGAAGCCGCAGAAAAAGACGCGGAATCCCCGCGCGGCGCAGGCTTCGGGCGCGCGATCAGCGCCGGGCTCAATGTTTTCGCCGAATTTGTTTCGGCGGTGGTCGTCGGCGCCTTGATCGGCTGGCAGGGCGACGCGTGGTTGGGAACGAGGCCGTGGCTTCTGGTCCTCTTTCTGGGGCTGGGGACGGCGGCCGGGTTCTGGAACATCTATCGCATGGCGGCCCGCAAAGGGTCGTCGCGGGAAGAGAACTCATGAACAGGCGCCGGCGCGTTCCGGGGCCTTAGCGATGCGAAGGGCCGGGTGGCGATGAATCCTGAGACTGCGGCGAAGCCAAATCCGATTGAGCAGTTCGAGCTTCTGCGTTACTGGAAGCATGACGTCTACGGCGTCGACGTCTCTTTCACCAACGCCTCGGCCTATATGCTGGCCGCCGCTTTCGGCGTCGTGCTGCTGATGATATTCGCCACCGGCAAAAAGTCGCTGGTGCCGGGGCGCGGTCAGGCCGCCGCCGAGTCGCTTTACGAATTCGTCGCCAATATGGTGCGCCAGGTGGCCGGCGAAGAGGGCATGAAATTTTTCCCCTTCGTCTTCAGTCTGTTCGCCTTCATCCTGATCTCCAATCTGATCGGCCTGGTGCCCTATACCTTCTCGGTCACCAGCCAGATCATTGTGACCTTCTCGCTCGCGCTCCTGGTGCTCGCGATCGTCGTCGCCTATGGCTTTTGGCGCAACGGGCTGGGTTTCCTCAAGCTGTTCGTGCCC
Proteins encoded in this window:
- a CDS encoding AtpZ/AtpI family protein, which translates into the protein MSERKQNEDEAALRARLERLDRALRARDEREAAEKDAESPRGAGFGRAISAGLNVFAEFVSAVVVGALIGWQGDAWLGTRPWLLVLFLGLGTAAGFWNIYRMAARKGSSREENS
- a CDS encoding F0F1 ATP synthase subunit A — protein: MNPETAAKPNPIEQFELLRYWKHDVYGVDVSFTNASAYMLAAAFGVVLLMIFATGKKSLVPGRGQAAAESLYEFVANMVRQVAGEEGMKFFPFVFSLFAFILISNLIGLVPYTFSVTSQIIVTFSLALLVLAIVVAYGFWRNGLGFLKLFVPHGVPAPVLVVLVPIEIISFLSRPISLSVRLFANILAGHITLAVFGGFVAMLLGAGAWAALSPVPLIAITALYALELLVACLQAFVFSVLTCVYLNDAIHPGH